A segment of the Populus nigra chromosome 12, ddPopNigr1.1, whole genome shotgun sequence genome:
gattgttttttatgtttttttttatctcatcttTCAATATCGAGTTGGTTAGAGATTgaaatttgtaatttgttttgatttgctttttatgaggttatctcggttTTATGACCCGGGTTGTaagtttaacatgttaacctgagttgattttttaggtttttttaattttttttttcaatttcatcattcaatattgagttgattgagaattagatttaataatttatttttatttgctttctatatagttattatagtctcataaCCTGGATTAAGAATTTAACACATTAACCCAGATTTTCTAAGATCAatataatatgttgttattttaatattaaaaaaagatattattttaaattttttaattaaaatttattttcacaagttatataagttatttttaactAGTAAAGTAAACCAAGTTATATTAGATAAATCctcatgtaatttaatttttttctatgctCCGGGTGAATAATTTATTACTATCTATTTTCACTATTGTTTCTCTCTCATTCCAATATAATAACCCAATAATACGgtcagttaaaaaataaaaccaaactcGCCGAACGTTAAACACGAACGAAGCGTGTTCCGCATTTACAcgcacaaacaaacaaacaaacatataatgaagaaaaagaacgaaacacacacacacacacatactctTCGCTTCGGCCTTGCCTTTCCTTTCATGTGATTTCGtcgaagaaagaaacaaagctCCAACTCCATATCCCCACCCCCCTTTTGTGTCCTAAATTTCCAACAGACTCTTAACCCACACGTTGttactacttcttcttcttcttcctttttctctttttaatattagatctttcttaattattatgtttttctcagCCCTCCTCTGAATGTACTGTGGATATGGCGGGACAGACTGTCAAAGTCCAGAGACAGGTGCTCGAGGAATGCATGACATGTCCTCTTTGTAACAAGCTCTTAAAAGAAGCTACTACGATTTCTTTGTGTCTCCATTCCTGTgagtttttctctctttttttgcccCTCTCTTGTGTAATTTGTcgtcttcaatttttttgatcTGGGGTTGTTGGGATTGTTGTGGAATTGGATGATAAAATTTGGGTTGTTTTTGGCTTTTTGTTTCTTGATCtgggttttttcttgtttttcaatttcttgtttAGCTTGCGTATCATGGCTTGTATGGATGTTGCAATTTGATGATTCAATGTCGTTGAATTCGTGATGGGGTTTGTCTTGATTTGTATTAATCGATATGGAGTGCAATTCTAATAGTGTTCATTTTTGTTATATGGTGGATTATTGTAGTTTTCAAATTCTCTGTTACTCGTGTATTTTTGCTTTCATTTCTGGTTTTGGTTCATGCATGTTCTGTATGACCTTTGTCACGTAGTGTTGAATAGTGTTTTCTTGGTGATTTCAGTTTCAGCTTTGTACACTACCGGTATAGTATTATGATTAAATAAACATAGTCAATTGAGTAACGACGATATGCGTACTTGAATTTGTTATCTTGCGTCGGGTAGAATCTCCAAATACTCTCTGTAAGTTTGGTCCTTTAGGCTTCAGGTGGTACAGTTATGCAATGCATGCTTTGCACCACATGGAAAGCtttgcttttcttctttttgatctcTGTTACTGATAAGGAAATTAAACTAAAACTTGCATTGTTGAAGTAATTTGAAGTTTTGTTGTACCTTGTGACCAGTGTGTAATAATCAATCCGTATTGCCACTCACTATCCTCTGTCAATGACTCATGTAAACATACCGCCAACTTCATGActattcaattttctttaaagaaaacaaaatattaaaagctgTCAAAGTCCTTTGCCGGGCATGTATTATGCGTGCTGGTTGCAAAGGAGTGGCAAAAATTCCACGGAATTGCTGAACTATGGCAATTTGCTCTGTTTAATCATATGAGGCACATTTTATCTTgaactatttttgttatttgtttttagtaCGGTCACGTCCTTCTGattcttgttcttgttgattGTTTTATCTTAAGGTGCTAGATCAAATCCTTTGGTCTTGAACAAGCAATACCCTCTAATTCCTTTTCCATCTAGAAATCTTTGATTGTTCAATGATCTGTTTCTGATGAGTTGGTTATGAATTCCAAACCAGTCTGCAGGAAGTGCATATATGAAAAGCTCTCAGATGAAGAGGTAGATTGTTGTCCTGTATGCAACATTGATCTGGGTTGTCTGCCAGTGGAGAAACTCAGGTTAGCCTTTCTGTGAAGCCATACACCCATAAACATGCACACAATCATACTTGCATACTTACAAGCACTTGTTCTCTTTTCAAAGTGCCACACATCACTATACTTCTATTCTAATGAATTGCTTCTCAATTGAGTTTGATATGGATTGGGGTATTGTTTTTGGAAACATAGACTAATTCTCTGCAAATCCATTCCCGTGATTTTATGTTCACTAACTGTAATACTGTTTACCTTAACCAAcataaattgatttgttttggtcACTCTTCCTTAAAAGTGAAGCAAGACTTCTTAATCCAAGAAATCCTGAATTTgcaaaattcaagatgatattttagtTAAATAACTGTTCATGCCCATGACATGCATTTTGACTAACTTCCAGGAAAACATTTAGATCAGAACACATGGTATGAAGTTTTCTcatgtttatagaaaaataacatgCATTGGGATTTTCATGTTTGTATGCAGGCCAGACCATAATTTGCAAGATATAAGGGCCAAAGTATTTCCttttaagagaagaaaagttAATGCCCCTGAAATTATGCCTTCGATGATTGCATTGCCAgcaaaaagaaaggagagatcATTATCATCATTGGTGGTCAGCACTCCCAAAGTGCCAATTCAAAATGGCTTGACAGGAAGGAGATCCAAAGCTGGTGCCAGAAAGGCCGCTGCATTACGAGGATGCAATTTTACTGTTGAGGAATCCAAGAAAGAAGATTCTGCTGAAGATAATCCGATGAGCCCAAGCTCACCAGGGTCTCCTGTCAAAAGTATTCAAAAGAGAAGGCTGGTAAAGGAGACATTAGTTTCATTCTTGTGCTTGGATGAGTTGAAATTCCACCTTGATGTTGTGTAAGCTAGTTGCAGCCAAAAACATTTTTACTatattaatgatgtttttttccttggtaAATTCATGCAGGATTCCTCTGTGGCTGAACCTTCTACTGAGCAAAGACGTAATGATGATGACGAGGATGATGATGTTGAAATAATTGAAGGGAAGGCTGATCTATGGACCCCCTTGAATTGTCTTGTTGAAGCTGCGAACAGAACCAAGTCCTCCAAATCGCATTCACAAGGGCTGTCTTTAGTCAAATCTGGCATGCTTGATGATCCTGATTGTGAACCTCATCTGTATGAAACAAAATCCCGAGCAGAATCACCTGGTGGTCGTCACAGTGAAGTATATAtgtctaaaacaaaaaataaggaGCATGGACAGGGAATAGGAGTCCAAGATGACAAGAATGGGAAAAATTCACTTCCCATATCAGTGAAGCGGAGAAGGTTAACTGCAGCACGAAAAAGGGCAGCTCTGTCTGAGGAGTTGAGTGCCTCAGCTCAAGCAATGATAGATGCTGCAGGAGCTAAGAGCAATAGAAGAAATGGTCCAATATGGTTCTCATTGGTTGCCTCTGAAGACCAGTAAGATGCTTCCCAGCCTGTCTCTAATTTATATTACTTTGTCTACTTGTGAAGCTTGGATTGTGACTACTTCATGTTGCTAATGTTGTGGAAATTGTCTCCAGGAAAGAAGATGCTTCCTTGCCGCAGATATCCACATGCTACTTGAGGATTAAGTGAGTTTCTTTAGTCTTATTACCCTCAAAACTAtgttccattttgtttttttcttctgaatatgtatatattatttttctctgcATTTGTGTATTTAAAAACTACTTCAGTTTTTGAAAGGGTAAATTTGAAGTGGGCCACCATGCTTTCTCATAATCTCTTTTGACAGGTTAAGAAAATGagtctttgttttttgtaagaAGATGTCAAACAGAAACAAAGATTACGGTTTTTACATAAGATGATATAATATTATGGTCCAAGCATTTGTTTCCCCAAAATGTGGATACACATTTTACATATTTTATCCATCTGCTATAATAGAGTAATGTTAGGCTTTTCATGTGTTGGTTATTTCAGTAAATGTgcggattttattgttttgtactCTAGAATCTGTTTGGTCTTACTTTGCTTTTAgtaattgaaaatcaaattgttGCTCTCATTGGTCGACTTAGTTTTGGTGTATTCACTTGATGGTTATACCTCTGGGTTTGCTCAAATCATGGTCTTTTATGATGAAGCCATCAATTAACTTGGAACTCATCCTCATTTACCCCTTGCTTTattgttcttgatttttctcATCACAGGGATGGTAAAATGCCTGTGTCTTTCATTCAAAAGTACCTTGTAAAGAAACTTGATCTCGATAGTGAGACTGAGGTGTGTTCATCTCTCTTGCCTTcctcaaaatataatttcctTGTTGGTTTACTCGTGAAAAATTGCTGTGATTTTCATTTGTCAGCTCTATCGTCGTTTGCTGGCTCTTTATTATTGCTTGTAAAAGGTCAGGAACAGATATCGAGCTTGTAACTACTGTTGGGTgtaacttgaaattaatttttttatggaaagatCCCGAGGGGGGCATGTTTCCTTACTTCTTTTGTGCCCGAGGATACCAACTCATTTAACCCTAGGAAGTTTAGTTGGAATGATTTGAATAATTCCTAAAACTTCAATAATCAAAATGACAGCACCTTTTGTCAAGTGTCAATAAGGCTTCATATTGTCATACCAAGATCTGC
Coding sequences within it:
- the LOC133669980 gene encoding E3 ubiquitin protein ligase DRIP2-like, coding for MAGQTVKVQRQVLEECMTCPLCNKLLKEATTISLCLHSFCRKCIYEKLSDEEVDCCPVCNIDLGCLPVEKLRPDHNLQDIRAKVFPFKRRKVNAPEIMPSMIALPAKRKERSLSSLVVSTPKVPIQNGLTGRRSKAGARKAAALRGCNFTVEESKKEDSAEDNPMSPSSPGSPVKSIQKRRLDSSVAEPSTEQRRNDDDEDDDVEIIEGKADLWTPLNCLVEAANRTKSSKSHSQGLSLVKSGMLDDPDCEPHLYETKSRAESPGGRHSEVYMSKTKNKEHGQGIGVQDDKNGKNSLPISVKRRRLTAARKRAALSEELSASAQAMIDAAGAKSNRRNGPIWFSLVASEDQKEDASLPQISTCYLRIKDGKMPVSFIQKYLVKKLDLDSETEVEILCRGQPVRPTSQLQNLVDLWFRTGSSSKKVPASVGSSAKDFVMVLSYCRKVQES